GTTCTTACCCCACCCCCgtaccccaccccccagctcaaATTCAGGTTAACTCAGTGACCCCAGACCAGGGTGGGAGGACAGGTAAGGCCCCAGGAACTCAGAACCCTGAGTTTCGGGGAAACACGGTTCAGCATCcgggagaggggcctgggctAGAAATCCAGGTTCGCCTGGGAGAGAAGTGTGCGCCCGGAAACACGCCAGGAGCGGGCAGGGGCCAACGGCACACTCCTTGTCTCCTTCCCAGCTCCGCCCACAGAGCAGCCGGCACAGGACAGGCCGCCCAATGGCGAGCAGCTGTTGAGCCGCTGGGACGTCCTGTCCGGTTCTGCTGAGTTAGGTGCACAGGCCGGGTCACACCCAGCGTCAGAGCTCGGGAACTGGGCCCCGCGCCAGGGCAGAGCCCTGTGACATCCAGGAGAACGAGGGCAACTTCAAGACAAGCAGCCCCGTGGTCCAGACCTGCTCTTCCCCTTGGGAAGAGCTCGAGGATGGGCACACGCACCCCCGGCACTCTGCCTGCGGAGCCCCCGCCCAGCGGACGTGCCCACGCTACTTCACGGCCAGTGGCTCAAACTAAGCGcaacaagaacaaaagaaagtaaCTAGAAGGTGCTGGTCGGGAAGCTGGGCTAAAGGGTCAGGGTAAGCCTTCCAGGTAGGAGGATCCCCACAGCCTCGGCCACTCCAGAACACACAGTGGCGAGCCCTGCACAGGTCTGCACCCCGCACCCCCTGGTAACTGGCTGCCTGACCAAGGGCAGTAACTTGCTGCATCTGAATCCCCGTTTCCTTGCCAGTTTACTGCAAGCAATAGTAGCTAGCTACAATTAAATGAAATGTATCGAGCACTTAGCACATGCACCAGATAATATACGCAAATGCCACCCACCACCACTACTGTGACCGtgtgaagacacacacacaaaaagaaataactcCCAAGGGCACAGAGAGGGCCTCCCCTCTGGGCACAGCCAGGAGCACCCCAGCCACTGTGTAGCCTGTCCCCGGGCCAGGCCTAGCACACAAGTCCAGGTTCGCTAGCCCTGCATagggtgctggggggcagggggcaggccaAAAGCTGAGGAATGCAACAATCAGAGCCTCCGTAGTGACCAGGCCTCCGGATGCCTCCATTTCTTGCCTCCCCCAGGCCTAGAAAGGGATCCCACCAGACTGAGACCAGGCAGGAGGCTCCCAGGGCCCCCTGGCTTGATGTAGCCTCTGCCTAGGGCTCAGctctgagggtgggagggggctgtggcccCTCCTCGTCTCTCACGGACCCCCATCTAGGAGGGCTGCAGCCACGCTCCCAGGAAGGGCGTGGCCAGCCGCGGAGCGCGGACTCACCCTGGTCGATGGAGTGCTGCGGCAGCTGGCTCAGCTGGCTGTTGACCACCCCGGCGTAGGTGCGCAGGAACTCCTCCTCGCTGGCCGTCAGCTGCAAGGGCGAGAGCGCTGCAGGTGAGGGGCGGATCACTGCTTCTGAAGGCACCTGCCGAGGCCTGCTCGATCCCCAAGAGGcgcctcctcctctgctcccaggaGATTTGACCCCTCGGTCACAGAGCGAGCCCCCCTTCCACCTGGGAAACGGCCCATGGGGGCCTTGCCACTCAGAGCAGTCCACCCGAGGCTGGACTCACGGGCAGCACAGGGCTAGCAGGCGGGCGCAGGCCCTGCTCGGGGGAGTGCCCCTGAGCATCCGCTGCCCCTCGGACCCACCCTGGGAGAGGAGACTTGGATGGGAGAACAGAAGGAGGGAAGGTCGGGCCTCAGAACtctcaccgccccccacccccggcccggAGGTAGGAAGGCTGCCCCCCCAGTGCCCCTGGGACTCACGTACCGGACTCGTGCCCCGTGCCCCAGCCACAGAGCCAAAGCGCAGGCTCAGCATCCCCCTCCCTGGCCGCAGCTGCTACAGCCTCTGCTCTGCCCGCACCCGCCACCCTCCCTGGGGGGCTGTGGCTCCATGCCCCCACAGGCACTCACGTTTGACCCCATCTTCCTCAGCATGAGCAGCACCCGGACCTTCTGCTGAATGTACATCTCCTCCGGACTCTTCCCGGGAGCCCCCTCGCGGTTCATCCCCTGGCCAGCTCTGGGGTCCTGCGGAGCGAGGAGAGACATGAGCGGGCGTCAGGGCAACACAAGCCAGATGGAGacacggggctggggggggggcggtgctgccAGGCAGCCCACCGTGCTGCAGGGTCTCGCTTCCGAGAGCCCAGAGCTGGGGGTGAGGTGCCTGCTCCTCCTCATCCCCTCTCACCCCAACCGGACTGAGCCCTGGACCTACAGCGGGCACCGGCGCCCCCTCTGTGCGAAGAGCGGCCAGGCCCAGGAAGACGGAGCTGACCTGGCCTGCTGGCCGGCTCTACCTTCCAGCCACCCCCGCGGCGAGGCTCCTGCGATGAGCCACAGGAGATGTGCTACACGACCCCCAAGTGTCCCAGATTTTCAAAGCAAGCAGCTCTCCCAGGGAGCAGAAGTGGTGTGATCAGTCAGAGGCAGctggccagggcctctgctgGAGAAACTGTGAGATCAgcacccagcccccaaaccccaaGGCAGCGCCCGCAGCCAAAGCCCCTGACGAGTTCAAGAGGCCGGCTCCTGGGCTGGGCTCCAAGGAGTCCCTCGATGGGGACAGGGGGGCCCAGGGCGGTGGGGCCGAGACACCCGTCCACactccctgccaccaccccccaccccaggcccaccccgTCCGTCAGAGGGTGACTCCTGTGGCCGCAGCTGTGCCCAGGTGCAGCAGGGACCCCACCTGTAGCAAGGTCCCCGGAGAGAAGTCCCAGGGTTTCCCCTCCGGGAGGAGCCGGTGGAGAGGAAGCCAGGCGTGGAGGGATTTAGATTACATATTTGCAACTCCTGGATGAGTCAGAAATAACGCAGCAGCTGGTGGGGGTGGAGCCTCAGCGGCCCCGGTGCCAAGGAGCTCCGCTCCGAGGACCGAGGGAACTGGGCTGGTGGGATGAGAACACTCCTCACACCGTCCATCCCTCGGGGTCCGGCGAGCCCCGGACCAGCAGGCtctcccaggcagggtggctgtcctggggggggggggggggcagttctTGGAGCAGCCTCAGGAATGCACCAGAGCCCCGACCTGCAGCTTCCTTGTTGATCCCCTGTCAACTGCTCGGTCCCCGTAGCCTAACAGAGGCCCTGGCCCTAAACAGCCCACACAGTAGTCCAGCAGCCGGCAAGTTGGGGCTTAAGTAGCAGTTCTATGCCTGATGTGATGTGGGCCCTTTTCAGGGCCTTCCCTTCTGCCACCAGAGCCCCAGGCTCCCTGCTCTACCGTCtacctctgtcccctcctccggGAGCAGAAAAGGGTCTAACTAAGGGCTGGTACTTGGGCAAGGGCCGGAAGGCGCCTCAAGACTGCTCCTGGACGGGAGGCAACCCGGccaccccagggccaggtgtGCGGAGTGCGGGGGACAACCCTGACCCCTAGCACAGCTGGGTGGGAAAGCTCGGTTCTGGGGGCTTCACTCCTCACACTGGCCTCTTTTCActgtcccccactcccccagccccccaccccaccagaagGATCTCTAAAAAAGGCCAGGACacagggccccaccccctgctttgcctaccccccaccaccccagtgcACCGCACAGTCTCACCAGGACCCCACGAGGCCCGCACAGCCGGCCCTGCTCCCCCTCTTCACTCCTCCCCTTGCTGCTCTGCCTTCCTGGCCCCGTCTGTTTCTAGAACATGCCGAGAAGCTCTTGCCCCAGCAGCCTTTGCACCGAGTGTCCTTTGACTCTGGAACTAGATCCTTCTCATCCTTGGTTTCACTCGAAGACGCCTCCCCAGGAAGCCTCTCCCAGCTGTGGCAGCGCGGGCACCACCCCCTCGGCCCCCTCTGGTCCACGCAGCCCTGACTTGTCCCAGTTTCCCAAAAGCACTGCACTGGAGCGCTGGCTGCTGCCTCTTCCCGGCCCGACGGGGAGGCTGGCACCTGCGCGCTCCACGTCCCGCACCTGCGCACTCCGCTTCCCCGTcctcctgcagccctggcccgTGCCTGGCGGGCGCTGGAGGGACTCGGCCCGCAGACTGAAGGCAGCATGGAGACTATACTGCCTGTGGCGTCAAAGCGTCCTCACCCCCACAACACCCACCACACCCGGTCAGGGCCAAATGTCACGGTGCTGAAAGGGACCGAAGGGCCTAACCGGCCTCCGGAACCGCACTGAGCGCCCGAAGGACCCCGGCTCCCGAGTGCTGCGTGCGCCTGCGCTGTTGTGATCTCCGGACGGCGTCCGAAATGCTCCGTGAGGCCTCCAGACTGGGAGTTAGGGCTTCCAGGAGCAGAATCTTCCCGTTCTGCCCTGTGGCCATTGCTCTCTCCACCTGACAGTGTGGAAGACAAGTGACCAGCCACTAGGTGTCGCTAGAAACCAAAGAACCAGTGCGCCACTGGCAACCTCCTCCCGGTCTGGCTCAGGCCCTCTCCTGCCCCAAAGGTCCCAGAGCAAGATCTAGCCATTCACTCAGGGGCCCGACTGACTCTCCTGGACGCTGCACGTCCCGGGAGCTGGGAGCCCCTTCCTCGCTGTGCTTCCGGGACAGCCAGGCGTCCGCCAGCAGAGAAGCAGGCCCAGAGCCAGCggggatgtgtgtgtgcacgcacgccCATGAGTCGTCACACGTGGCCTATTTTTCAGAGTTTTGCTCTGTCCAACATCTCACCCCCGGCGCCCCGAACAGATCAGTGTCGTCTATTATCTTCCAGGGGACTGCAGCCTGTCCCCCGGAACCTCCTGCTCTGACACGGTGTTActaagtgtatgtgtgtggggggtgggggggaggctcACAGGGCTTTGTGGGTGCCGGAGTGCATCTCCGGGGCCGGGTCACTCCCGTGTCAGCGCACTttcccagccccagctggtgcttatctgtttctttttgctcCGGGGAACATTCTTGTCATTTCTAAAAAGGGTGGTCTCCTAGGGTTCTTCCAGCTCCCACCGGAGCCGATTCCGCCCTGCCTCCCGGCAGAGGGCacacctggggctggggcgggagctGGGGCGGGGACAGCCGTGGCCAGGGAGCACGCCTCTGACCCTCCCGCTCCCGTCTGGGTGGGCCAGAGCTTCACGGCTGCTTTACAGAACTTCCCCACAGAATCGGCACTGAGGGTGTCAGAAGGGAGAAAGTGAACAGATGAAGAGAATAAATCGTGGTGACCCAAACGACAGGCATTCCGGTCGCTGGTACGCTAGGAGGGCGCTCCAGCCCGTTCGGATTTGCCGCCTGCCTGTCTGAGCAGACACGCTGTTAGATTTTCATCACGACCCTGACGAGCACCAGGCTACCCTCGTCTGAGAACACTTACCCAGCCCCGCAGGGATCGAGACCTTGCCTCCATCAAAGTGTGTTTAGATGACCTAAGGCCACACTGCAACTAATCCAAACACACCACCCGTCCATCCTGTCCGCAGCCACTAGGGCCAAAGGTAACGACGCTTCTCAGTGgtgcccccccggcccccgcccaccAGCCCCATAAAGGTCCCGTCACCCGACGTGGTGGCGTTTCCATTCTAAGTCCAAAGAAAAACCTGTATTAACGGCCCGAGCCGGAGACAAACTGGCTCCCTCTCTTGAGACACAGCACCCTGGGAGCCAACTGGGGACAGGCGCGGATGAGCTGAAGCGCAGAAGGTGGAAAGAACCAGACGATGATGGACCGTCCGAGTGAGCGGCAGGGGCAGAGGCCTGCGGCCGCACATCGCGCCGTGGATAAAAGTGGAGGCGATCCCAGGAAATCACGTCTGATTGGGACAAATGCAACGGAGGGAATCCGAGGTACCTGCATTCCCAGCAAACACATGGGCGtatcctcccccaacccccccccccccccccccactcctgctGGTTCCGAGCCTGCATCTCCAGCGGAGCAAGGCCGGCTGGTGCTGCACAGTGAGGAAGGGGCTCACAACCCCGGACGGATCTGAAGGGACAAAGGGGGCCCGTGGCCTGAGAGGCCACACTGTGTTCTCTGGGCGACACCCTGCGCGTCTCTGCAGGGACCTGACCCTGCGAGCAGGAGCACGAGGCCCCCTCCGAAGCAGCCGATCTCACCGCGGAAGAACGCGAGGCAGTGCGGAGGGATCACCGGGCCAGCAGTCCGCTGAGCGCAGCCGCGGCCCGCAGACCCACTCGGACAAACGGCGCCGGGGAGCTGGCTTCCCTTCGCCAGGCACGCGGGGCCCTCAATGCAAACAAACACAGCCGCCCGCACTCACTTTTATTTACAAAGTGAAGCTAACGCTGTTTGAACACCCACATTTATACAAATCAAAACACACATTTACACGGGGGCGACCTTGTACCTGCTGGGAAAACGCTGAGTAACCTCAGGCCCCGCCCGGCCTGGCCCGGCAGCGGGGGTCCTGCAGCCACACGAGCCACATTTGCCCCCTGTGTCCCAACATGGGTCTTTTGTccacttttaaaatgtgatacaTTTTACATGCTCACATTCTGAAACGTGCATTTGTACAGTGTTTACCCTGCGTACAAATACAACGCCACACAACTGTGCTATTCGTAGCACTTCTACGAAGTGTGAATCCGGAGATCGCACACGCCCTAACAGACCAGAAGCCGCCAGCAGGGCCGCTGCCTTCCCCGCGGGAACCCACCCATCTGCAGACGCGAGCTCTCTTAGGGGGGGATGGAGACGCACTGACCTCACCGTGGGCCTGGGAGGCTGCGCCCGAGGACCCGCCATCCGTGGCCACGTCGCCAGACACCCTTCCCCTGGGGTCCTTACCTGCTCCTGGAAATCAGCTTCAGGCAGACAGGTGCTCAACTGTGACGGGCGGGCTGAGGCCGGGCAGAAATAGGAAGGTGCGGCCCTGCGGAAACACGGAACACGGTCATGGGCGGAGCCAGGAGGGCCGCGGGGCTGCCGGAGTCCCACCGGGAGCACACGCCCCGTGCTGACAGGTACAGGACCGCGGGCCGGGCGCTACGGCAACGGGCTCTGCCGCAGTCCAGAAATACCTGTGTGTCTGGCCGGCCCGGGAAACCTGCACCAACACCTCTGGGGCAAGGTGCTGACTGCAGCTGGGCCCGCCTGTCACTTCCGGCCGAAGCAGGTCacccgcgccccctcccctcggGTTAGTCACCGAGGCCAATGGAGAGCGGCGCTGGGAGACGGTGCGGCTTGGCGTGAGTCACTCCGCCGGGACAGCGGACGGGCGCGTCCCGCACCTGCGCCAGCAGGCACGCCCGCCAGACCCGGCAGGAGCCAGGCGCAGGTACCTGGGCTCTCGCCTCCTCTGTGCTCAGACGTGCACGCAGCCTGTGCTCGGTGCGTGTAAACGTAAACCAACACGCACACATCACAGCTGCAGGTGATTTACAACCCACCGGCCTGGCCACAAGTCCGCTGGTGCCACACACACACCGCTTTCCGGAATCCGAACGCTGCCCTCTCGTCTTTTGCCTCTCCCCACACGACCACAGCGCCCAGGCCCTCTGCGGGGTGATTTACTGGAAGCATGGACCGAGGGAGGCCACGggcgggagcccagggcaggcaggcgTGGGTCGCCGAGGAGACCTGGGCAGACCCGGCTGCTGCCTGATCACCTCCTCGGCCGAGGCGCACAGACCGCGGAGCACCGGGGTTAAAGGTGGCCTCCCAGCCCTCGGCCCGCCGTGACGGCCGGGGTCCCAGGGTAATACCCGAGGAGAAACCTGTCTCGAGGGGGGCACAGGACCGAGGGGAGCTTTGGACCCCTCTGTCTTCCACAATTTCTGCAAAGAAGGCTGCTAGCTCACCCCAGGGGCCGAGGAAAAAAGTGTTTGCCATAGAAAGTGAGATTTCAAAAGCCTCCCCCCCCCCTTGCAGGGGGACGTGGCTCTGGCCTGGGGCGCCTGTCCTGCTCATCCCCTCTACTAGCGAGGCCCCCGGGTGGATGAGCCGCCAGCCACCACCCCTCCCCGCTcagactgccccctccccccccccgccccgtggggACAGATGTTCACCGTGATTAATTGCTCTCTTATTCCTCTAGGTATCAGAGCACCCAAATGCCAAGGGCCCCACCCAAGTCCCCACATTCCTTCAAAACGAGGTGAAAAGAGACAACTTTCTCCAACTCCCGAGGggctttaacttctttttttaaaagattttatttatttttagagagggaagggagggagatagagagagaaacatcaatgtgaggttgctgggggtcagggcctgcaacccaggcatgtaccttgactgggaattgaacctgcgacaactttggttcgcagcctaagctcaatccactgagctactccagccagggcagctttaaTTCCTTAACCCACCGCAATGGCCAATTAGCCTCCTGCAGTCCGCAGGGCTCAGGCCCCGCCCGGGAGCAGAGAGGAACtttgttttcatgactttgagaggaaggaagcagggggGAAGCAGGAAGGCCTCTGTGAGACCCCAACCTTGACCTCTGAGAAAGGGCAGCCACTGTGGCCGGGTCTGACTTGGGGTGGAGCCGGGCCACCCCCCGACTCGAAAGCTGAGGGGGTGAGCGCAAGAGTGGGGAGaccagggaggaagaaggaggcagaaggtGGGAGAAGTGGAGGCAAGAGGAGGGGCACGTGAGGGCGACTCCCAGGTGTGCGGGCTGAGAAGCCAAAGGTGGGCGTTTCCATCCGGAGCCGTGGAGGGAAAAGACAGGGAGTTAAGCTTTAGGCAACTGGGGGCCTTCCCACCCCTGAGGCTCAGTCCCTTTGTCtacagatgggggtgggggggtgacgATGGCCTCAAGCGCTGGCTGAAAAGGAACCGAGACAGCACGTGAAGAGAGCCCTAGGCTTAGGGCCCGGTGCACAGCGAGCTCTGAGCTCTCGATAAGCTCTCGATAAACACTAGTGACTGTTGCTAGAGGTTAAGAGCAGAAGGCAGCACAGACCATACGAGTGAAAGATGTTTTTGTTAAAGGATGGGGGTAAAATGGAACAAACAATAAGAATCCAAAGGTTTAAAATAGCCCAGCTTGCtttcctgccttctcctctcccagCTCACCCATCGGCTCCCCACTAACTGGGAGGAATAATGAGGGGTGAAGAGCtactggggtggggtggtggggggtaggGCACAGGACCTCAGCGCCACGCTTTCCACGCGCTGCCCCGAATCCTGGTTTCTCAGCCTCTGGCACTGCTGACGTTTTGGGCTGGACGCCGGCCTGTGGGGTAGGGTATCTGGAGGCACCCCTGGGCCCTACCTAATACAGTCGTGTTGCAGTCAACACCAGGCCCGGATACAACACAGTCCCGTAAGGGTATAATGAAGCTAAAAAATTCCCTATTGTCTGGGGACGCTGTAGCCCTTGTAATCCCACAAATACCACGGCGTCACAAATGACTGCCATTCTCAGTGCAGTGACCTGCTGGCAATAGGTCTGCAGCCTgggagctgtggggggggggggggggcgtctgtcACCCCCAAATCCCTATGTCTGTCTGGCATAAGGGTTATTTCAGGCTGATTCATTTTAAGAAACGGCAAACATGGGAGAAATTCTGGAAGCCAAGTAGTAGAAGTTGAAGTTACTCTTTGTAAAATACATTCACAGGTATTTGTGAGGGAAATCTCCATTGGTGCCAGGAAGAGGGGATGACC
This Phyllostomus discolor isolate MPI-MPIP mPhyDis1 chromosome 5, mPhyDis1.pri.v3, whole genome shotgun sequence DNA region includes the following protein-coding sequences:
- the CTNNBIP1 gene encoding beta-catenin-interacting protein 1, coding for MNREGAPGKSPEEMYIQQKVRVLLMLRKMGSNLTASEEEFLRTYAGVVNSQLSQLPQHSIDQGAEDVVMAFSRSETEDRRQ